In Paludibaculum fermentans, the genomic stretch CACGCTGCTGGGCCAATTGAGAGGTGTCTATTGGACCTGGCACCAGCTCGCGGGCAACGTCCAGGATCACACCATGGCCGATTTCCACGGCTCCATGAGAGCATTGCTGGCGGTTGCCGAAGCACGGTCCGGCGACAGCTATGAATTCGACGCCCTGGCCGATTCCCTCCGTAACGACCTGCAGCAACAGCACCAGTAAACTGCCTATTCACATTTCACCTGGAAAGCTCACCGCCCATGTCCAACTCATTCGGCTTCACCATCTACACGTTCCCGCCCAAGCTGGCTGACCTCGGGTTCGAGATCGCGGTCCCCAGCGACTGGACAATCCACGATCTGCCGATGGAAGACATCGACTTCAGCAACCCTGTCGCCTTCGCGCCGCTGATGGTTGCTACGTCACCTGTCGCCGCAGTGGCGCTCACGGTCGCCGCCCGTCCGGCGTATGACAACGGCTCAGTCCGCGACTGGGTGACTTACCTGCTGGAGAACAATGAGATCCAGATGACGGCCGGCGGCCCTCGCGAGATCGGCCCCACGGAGGGCATCATGGCCCTGGGGCGCCAGAATCAGGAAGGCACCTGGCTGGACCACCGCTTCTTCCTGTTTGAAGACGGAGGCCGCCTGGTGAACGTCAACCTGATGGCGCCCGAGTCCCTCGCCGGCGCTTTCGAACCCGTCTGGCAGGCTGTGATGGAGTACTTCAAGCTCTCCGCCCCCAAAGGCCAGACTGTACCTGTTTCCTATGTACCGCCGTCTCCACACGGCGAAGGCCCGGCTCCGTCGTTCGCCCTGTACGCACTGGCTGACGATGCCAGTTCGATGGATCCGGAGCACCAGGTCAACGCCAATCTGCGAAACAAGGGCGCCGGGCTGACACCCAACGTCGCCGCGGAAAACACAGAAGAGAAGAAGGTCACCATCGGAGCGGGCTCCATCGAAGCCCAGGTCGACATCCCCATGGGCTGGTTCGCGATGGACGACGGCAAGCGGACTCTGGTGTTCGAACCAGCCGGCGAGGTCCAGATCAACCTCAGCCTGATCCCCTGCGAAGGCCGCAACGCGCAGCAGTTGCTGGATGCGCTGCAGGCCGAGGCCCAGCAATCCTATCCGGCGCCTCAGTTCCTCCGCTTGAGTGAAGACGAGATGCACGGGCTGAGCATTCGCAACATCTTCGACGGCGACGCTGCGATCGAGCAACTGCACCTGATCACCGCCTGGCGGGACCATACGGCCTTCCTGCGAGCCCGTGTGACCGCTACTCCGCCGCGCATGCGCGATGCGGCGAACCTGGCACAACTCATCCTCAAGAGTGCCGCCTTCGACGCCCCCCAACTCAGGGAACCCGCGCCCGCGCCACAACCGGATGAGCCCGCCTGGTGGACCAAGGCCAAGGCGCTGGAACTCGAGAACCACCTGGCCGAAGCGGAAAAGGTCATCGCCGATAGCGTGCCGCACATCGCGTATGCCATCTGCACCGCCGACCTGTACCGCCTGCGCATGATCCGCCTGCGGCAGCAGCACGACAGCCAGGGAGCACACCAAGCATGGGAGGAGGCCGCCGACTGGGCACGCACCTACGCCGGCATGGCCACCAGCGGCGGAGAAGGTGCGGCTCTCTCCCTCGCACGGGACAGATTCATCAAGGAGCTTGGGCCCGATCCCGGGGGCCGGGATTGAACTACGAGCTCATCTACGACATCGCCCAGGACTCACAGGCGCCGAAGCTGGCCTTCCTCTTCGGCGCTGCCCTGGCGGTGGCGACCGGCCTTTGGGTGCTCTACCTGCGGATCCGCGCCCTGCCTCTCCACGCCGGGGTCAAGTTCCTGGGCGCCCTCACCGGGATCATCTTCCTCCTGGGCGGAGGATATGACGCCGAGCAGCGCTATCTGGCTGGGAACAAGTCCGCCCGGCAGGTAGAAGGGCCAATCACAGGTTACTGGACCCGCCTGGAGACCCGCTCCGGCGAGCAGGAGACGTATGAATGGGAGGGGTTCATCGTAGGCGGGGTTCCCTTTGTCTACGCCCGCAACGTGGAGCAGAACGCCTTTCACAATGCCGGCGAGAACTCCGTCGTCCTGGCCGACGGGATGCAGGCCCGCATCCGCTACGTGCCCCTGGTGCGCGATGGCCGCCCGGACAACCAGATCCTCGTTTTCGAGCTCGCCAGGCCCTAAGCGGCGGCAGGATCGGGACCAGGGCATCTCTGCTACTGTGGATTCATTACCTTGGCTTGACCCGCTTCGTCGCCGGGCGTTGGCCTGATTCAGGGATCCACTGGGCTATGCGCATCTTATTCACCGTCATCCTGACGCTGTTCTCCTTTCAGCAACTCTCCCAGGCTCAGGAGAACTACGAGATCCAGGTCTACGGCAGCGAAACCATGCCGCCGCATAAGACGATGCTCGAGTTCCATACGAACTTCACGGTGCAGGGCACCAAGACCGTAACCGACGGGATGCGCCCGACGAATCATGCCTGGCATGAGACTCTCGAACTGACCCACGGCTTCAACGACTGGTTCGAGACCGGCTTCTATGTCTTCATGACCAACAGCCGCGGCTACGGCTGGCAATGGGTGGGCGATCACATCCGGCCCCGCGTGCGCGTCCCTCCCTCCTGGAATTGGCCCGTCGGCGTCAGCCTCTCCACCGAAGTGGGCTACCAGCGCGCCGTCTACGCCGGAGACACCTGGAATATGGAGATCCGCCCCATCGTCGACAAGGAACTCGGCCACTGGTACATGAGCTTCAACCCGACAGTGGACCGTGCCTTCCATGGCCCGGGCGTTGCCTCCGGTGTCGTCTTCTCTCCGAACTTCAAGGCGAGCTACGCCATCACGAAGAAGATCAACTTTGGCGGCGAGTATTACGGCTCATTGGGCCCCCTGCACTCCTTTGCCCCGCTGCGGGAACAGGAGCATCAGATCTTCCCGACACTCGACATCGACTTCGGCCCGGACTGGGAATTCAACTTCGGCGTCGGCCTCGGTTTCACCGGCTCGACCGACCACATGATCATGAAGATGATCATCGGGCGGCGCTTCGGCTCTCTCTCCTGGAAGCATCACAGCCGCGAAAGCCATTAGCCCGCCGGCCTGGATGCGCCATTTCCAGCGGAGCGCTATACTACGCCCAAGCTGGGAACGTAATCCTGGGGAAAAACAATGGTTCAACTGAGTGTGAATGGCGTCGCCCACAAATATGACGGTGATCCGGAGATGCCGCTGCTGTGGTATCTGCGCGATCTGCTGGAACTGGCAGGCACAAAGTATGGATGCGGAGCCGGCCTCTGCGGCGCCTGCACGGTCCATCTGAACGGAAAACCGGTGCGCAGTTGCATCACGGCCATGAAAGACACCGCCGGGATGAAGATCACCACCATCGAAGGCCTGAGCCCCGACGGCAAACACCCGCTGCAGTTGGCCTGGCAGGACCTGAACGTCATGCAGTGCGGCTACTGCCAGAGCGGCCAGATCATGCAGGCCGCCGGGCTGCTCAAGGAGAAACCGAAACCGACCGACGCCGATATCGACGCCTACATGACCGGCAACATCTGCCGCTGCGGCACCTATCAGCGCATCCGGTCCGCCATCAAGAAGGCCGCGGGAGTGAAAGCATGAGCGCCGTATACCGCCTCGACCGCCGCGAATTCCTGGGCGGCCTCTTCTCCGCCGGTGCGCTCGTCCTGGCCGCCCCCATGGCCGTGGAAGGCGCTGTCCCCGCCTTCATGCCTACCGTCTATCTCGGCGTGGAACCCGATGGCACCGTGGTCATCGTGGCCCACCGCTCCGAAATGGGCACCGGCATCCGCACCTCGCTGCCCATGGTGGCCGCCGATGAACTCGGCGCCGACTGGAAGCGCGTCCGCATCGAACAGGCACTCGGCGATGAGAAGTACGGCTCGCAGAACACCGACGGCTCGTGCTCCATCCGCGACTTCTACGACGCCTTGCGCGACGCCGGAGCCACCGCCCGCATGATGCTCGAGCGCGCCGCTGCCGCCCAATGGCAGGTGCCGCTGAACGAGTGCTCCGCTGTCGATCATGAGATTGTCCATCGCGCCTCCGGCAAAAAGGCAGGCTTTGGCGCGCTGGTGGCCGCCGCCGCCAAACAGCCCGTACCCGCCAAGGCAGACCTCAAGCTGAAGCCCGCGTCCGAGTTCAAGTACATCGGCAAAGGCGTGCCGATGGCCGACCAGAACGACATCGTGCGCGGCAAAGGCACCTTCGGCTACGACGCGAAGATGCCCGGCATGCTCTACGCCTCCATCGAGCGCCCGCCGGTGGTCGGCGGCAGTGTGAAGAGCTTCGACGGCACGGCGGCCAAGGCAGTCAAAGGAGTGAAGGACGCAATCGTTCTGCCTACCTTCCAGAAACCCTACGGCTACAAGCAGCTCGGCGGAGTGGCTGTGCTCGCCGACAACACCTGGGCCGCCATGGAAGGCCGCAAGAAGTTACAGGTGGAATGGAACGGCGGTGAGAACGAATCGTTCGATTCCGACGCCTTCCGCAAGAAGATGAGCGAGACCGTCCGGTCTCCGCAAAAGGCGGCGCGCAACAAAGGCGACGTCGAAAAGGCCTTCGCCTCAGCCGCCAAAACACACGAGGCGGAGTATTACACCCCGTTGCTCTCGCACGCTCCCATGGAGCCGCCGGCCGCCGTGGCAGAGTTCAAGGACGGCAAAGTCACAGCCTGGGCGGCCACCCAGAATCCGCAGGCCGTGCAGGAAGCCGTCTCGGAAGCCATGGGCATTCCGAAGACCGACGTGCTCTGCCATGTGACCCTACTGGGCGGCGGCTTCGGCCGCAAGTCCAAGCCCGATTACGTCGTCGAGGCCGCGCTGCTCTCCAAGCAGGTCGGACGCCCGGTCAAGGTGAGCTGGACCCGCCAGGACGACATCAAGTTCGACTACTACCATGCCTGCGCCTCCATCTACATGAAGGCCGGCCTCAATGCCCAGGGACGGCCCGATGCCTGGCTGCAGCGCGTCGCCGCCCCTTCGCTGATGAACCTCTACCAGAAGGACACGCTGGAGCTCAGCCCGCTGGAGCTCGGCCTGGGCTTCATCGACGTACCCTTTGATATCGCCAACCTGCGCGTGGAGAATGGACCCGCGGCGGCCCACGTCCGCATCGGCTGGCTGCGCTCAGTCAACAACATCCAGCACGCCTTCGCCATCCACTCCTTTGTCGACGAACTGGCCCACCTGGCCGGCCGCGACACGGTGGACTACACAATGGACCTCATCGGCCCGGCGCGCCGCGTCGACTTCTCCGGACAGGGCTTCCAACACGCCAACTACGGCCAGAAGGAAGACAAGTTCCCCTTCGACACGGCCCGTCTGCGGCGCGTCATCGAAGTGGCCGCCGAGAAGTCAGGCTGGAGCAAGAACAAGTCCGCTCCGGGCCATGCCTGGGGCTTCGCGGCCCATCGCAGCTTCCTCTGCTATGTCGCCACGGTGGTCGAAGTGAAGGTGGATAAAGACGGCAAACTCACCATCCCCACGGTTCACTACGCCATTGATCCCGGCCAGGTCATCCACCCGGACCGCGTGATTTCCCAGTTCCAGGGCGCCGCGGTCTTTGGCACCAGCGGAGCCCTGCTGGGCGAGATCACCGCCACCGGCGGCAAGGTGAAGCAGGCCAACTTCAACAACTATCCGGTGGCCCGCATGAACGAGGCGCCGCAGCAGGTGCACGTACACATCGTGCCCAGCAACGAACCGCCCGGAGGCGTGGGCGAGCCCGGCGTACCCACCATCGCGCCGGCCCTGGCCAACGCCATCTTCGCGGCGACCGGCAAGCGTATCCGTGAGCTGCCGCTAAAGAAGACCAAGCTGGTGTAGGAGCGAATCGATAAGCAAACCGCGGCGGCTGGAGCGATCCGGCCGCCGTTCGCTTATTACGGCCGGTCGAGCTGCCGCAGTTTCTCCGGCGTATCCGTATCCGTGCACGGCAGGTATACAACGATCTTCAAACCCGCCGGAGCCGGCACATCCAGATGCAGCGGCTCGAGCGTGAGCAAGCCCGCCGTCTCGTGCCGCAACTCCTTGCGGTACATCAACGGGGCAGCCACCTCGTGATTGGGCCACAAATCCGCAAACACAGGGCTCTCCGCGATGAGCGCCCCGGTCAGCGCAGACCACCGCGAATCGCCCACGTGCGCGCTGGAATCCGCCCGGAAACTGCCCAGCACGCAACGCGCGTAACGATCCCAATCGACGAAGAGCCGGCCGAAGGAGGAGTCCCGCTGAAACGTCAGCCAGACCACGTTTCTCCGCGCCTCCTCGATCGCACCGAAGTCGCCGAAAACGCGTGTGGCCGCCCGATTCCAGGCCAGGATGTCCCAACGTTGATTCAGCAGATAGGCCGGAGTGGGATTCAGACTGTCGAGCGTCTGCCGCACCAGCCCCATCACCTGCTGCGACCCTTCAGACGGCGCCGGTGGAGCCGCATGGCCCGCCAGCAGGAACAGATGCTCGCGCTCGCGGCCATCCAGGCTCAGCACGCCCGCCAGCCGGTCCAGCGTCTCGATGGACACATTCACGGCGCGCCCTTGCTCCATCCATGTGTACCAGGTGGCGCTGATCCCGGCCAGCTCCGCCACCTCTTCGCGCCGCAGGCCAGCCACGCGCCGCCGCCGCCCGTTGGGCAGCCCGACATCCGCCGGAGCCAGCCGCGCGCGCCGCGTCAGCAGGAAATCCGCCAGTTCCGCGCGCCGCCTCAATGCGCTTCGATCCCGTACAGCCGTCGCCATAGTCATGGATGGTAGTGCCAATACTAGGATAACGACTCACTGGTACTGTTTTCCAAACCACCGCACACTGTAGCTGAAAGGAAGTCAGTCAAACTATGAACCTTCAATTGGAAGGCAAGTCCGCCGTCGTCACCGGCGGGACCGCGGGCATCGGCCAAGCCATCGCCACGCAGCTCGCGCAGGAAGGTGTCCAGGTCTTCATTACCGGCCGGACCCAGGCCAGCCTCGACCGCGCCATTGCCGAAATCACCCCGAAACTCGCCGGCCGCGGCAGCGTCACCGGCATTCTGGCCGATCTCGGCACCCGCGAAGGCGCCGATGCCCTCGTGCGTGAATTGCCCTCAGTCGACATCCTCGTCAACAACCTCGGCATCTACGAACCCAAGCCCTTCGTCGACATCCCCGACGAAGACTGGCTGCGCCTCTTCGAAGTCAACGTACTGAGCGGCGTCCGCACCTCCCGTGCCTACCTGCCCGGCATGCTGGCGCGCAAGACCGGCCGCATCATCTTCATCGCCAGTGAATCGGCCGTCGCCGTCCCCGCCGAGATGATGCACTACGGCATGACCAAGACGGCGCAGCTCTCCCTCTCCCGAGGCCTGGCCGAGATGACCACCGGCACCGGAGTCACCGTCAACACCGTCATGCCCGGACCCACGATGTCCGCCGGCATCGTCGACTTCATCAAATCGATCTCCGATGACCCCACCGCGGACTTCGCTCAACTGGAGGCCGCCTTCTTCAAGAAGCACCGCTCCGCTTCCCTGCTCCAGCGCCTGATCCAGCCCGAAGAGATCGCCAGCCTGGTCGCCTACCTGGCCAGTCCGCTGGCGGCGGCCACCAACGGCGCGGCGGTGCGGGCGGAAGGCGGACTCGTCCACTCCATCGTCTGATATCTGACTTACTGCGGGCGGCCGGTATTCACTCCGGCCGCACCGCAACAGCTACGTGTCCTCCGGCTTCGCTGCACTCGAAGCGCACAGGCAGGAACCGCCGGATCACTTCCATATTGGTCTGCGCGTGCCGGTTCAGCTTCACGGCAGTGAAGGAACCCGAACCCGCCAGCGCCATCGGCAGCAGCAGTTGATCCGCCAGGTGCTCGCCCACAGCCGCCTTCGACCCCAGGTACGCCCGCGCATCCAGCACCGCCACCTTCGCCACCCGCTCGGCACTCACCCCGACCTTCCCGAACGCCGTGAAGATCTCCGTCACCGCGCGGCTCTCCACCTCCACCATCACGACGTTGCCCGGACCCGCCGACTCGCGCGTCGACTCGATCACCTGGGTCTCCGGACCCCACTCGAGAAGCCGCGCCGCGGTCTTCACCTCCCGCTCGGCGATGTCCCTCGGCAGGTTCGCCACAATCGCCACCACGCGCCGGCCCGTCATCTCCGCCCGCTCGCCGAGATGCAGCGGCTTCAGCCGGACCGTCGGCAGGATCTCCGCCGTGAACCGCCCGCCGCCCGCCGGATAGAACCCGGGCCGTTCCAATCGAACCTGGACCCGCGGCCCCATCCGCTCCACCAGCGGCAGGAACGCCCGCTCCAGGAACGGAAACGGCGGCGCCGCGTCGTTGTGCGTCCCGCCTTCGATCACCAACTTGCTCGGACTCGTCGCCAGCATCAACGCCGGCAGAACAGTCTGGAACACCAGCGTCCCGCTACCCGCCGACCCAACCGCAAACCGATACTCACCTGCCTTCACAGGGCCCGGCACGAACCCGATCGAAGTCGACCCCAGCACCGCGCCCTCCACCTGCGCCTGCCCGATCTCCGCCGCCGCCAGCACCGCCGTCAAATGCTGGCGCAGAAGCCCCGGCCGCTCGCGGCCCGCACGAATGTTGTCGATCTGGATGGGCCGGCCGGTCACCAGGGAAAGGCTGAGCGCCGTCCGCAGGATCTGCCCTCCGCCTTCCCCAAACGACCCGTCAATTTGAATCAACACTGGAATCCCTCCCTGAGGGGTGCGGATCCACTCCGCACCCTCTCAGCCCTTCACGCAAACCACCTGCCGCAAGGTATGCACGATCTCGACAAGATCCGCCTGCGCCGCCATCACCGCATCAATCGGCTTGTACGCCGCCGGCGTCTCATCGATCACCGCCTCGTCCTTCCGGCACTCCACACCCTCGGTCATGCGGATGTGGTCGTCCAGCGAGAAGCGGCGCCGCGCCTCGTTGCGCGACATCGCTCGCCCGGCCCCGTGGCTGCAGCTATGGAAGCTCTCCACGTTGCCCTTGCCGCGCACGATATACGACCGCGCCCCCATGCTGCCGGGGATGATCCCCATATCGCCCTCGCGCGCCCGCACCGCGCCCTTCCGGGTCACCAGCACGTTCTCGCCGAAGTGCGACTCCCGCGCCACGTAGTTGTGGTGACAGTTGATCACCTTCAACTCCGTGGTGAACGGCGGCAGCTTGCCGGACGCCCGTACCGCGCCGAGGATCTGCTCCATCATCAGGTCCCGGTTCCGCCGCGCGTAGTCCTGGGCCCACTCGACCGCCTCGACATAGTCGTCGAAGTGCTCCGTGTGCTCCGGAAAGTACGCCAAGTCGATATCCGGCAGGTTGATGTAGAATCGCCGCATCTCCTTCCGGGCCAGCTCAATGAAGTAGCTGCCCATCCGGTTGCCGACGCCGCGCGAACCGCTGTGCAGCATGAACCAGACGTGATCCGCCTCATCCAGGCAGACCTCGATGAAGTGGTTGCCCGTACCCAGCGTCCCCAGGTGGTTCGCATGGTTGCCGCGATCCAGCTTGGGATGCTTCCGGAGAACGGTGTCGTACCGATCCTTCAGCTCGTCCCGCCAGACCTCCTGGTTGCGCAGGGGAATCGAGCCCCACGCGCCGCGGTCGCCCGCTCCGCCATGGTTCGTCCGCCCATGCGGAACAGCCGCCTCAATCGCAGACCGGATCGCCTTCAGGCTGTCCGGCAGATGGTTCGCATCCAGGTCGGTCTGCACCGCCATCATGCCGCACCCGATGTCCACTCCGACAGCCGCCGGAATGATTGCACCCTTGGTAGGAATCACGCTGCCGACGGTCGCGCCGACGCCCCAATGCACGTCCGGCATCGCGGCGATCCATTTGTAGATGAAGGGCAACTGCGACGCGTTGATCAACTGCTGGCGCGCCTGGTCCTCCACCTGGACGCCCTTCGTCCAGGCCTTGATGGGGACCCCCTTCTCTGTCGTGATGACGTTGTATCCGGTCAATTCAGGCATATCCGATTCCTTCCCAAGCGTAGCGATTCCTCCGCCGCGCTCGCGCTTTCAAGGGGCCGACAAGGTGGGGAAGAGACCCCAGCATTTGGAAATGTAGTCCCTTCGACATTCGGCCCCTGCATTCATCAATCCATAACCATCCAGGCCCGTGGCGACAATCCGTTGAAGAAACCCGATGCTCTACCGCTGAGCTACCGCGCGTCATGTTCGCGCGACCCGGATTTGAACCGGGGACCCTCGAAGTGTAAAACTTGTAGTTCCTTCTGCATTCGCCACAGGCCTCTTCTGCGGCAGCGTGGAGGCCGGCAAGGATCTTCGAGAGACGCCACATGGGAAATGTAGTCCCTCCAGCATCCGGCCTCCTGCTCACAAAGACCTCAGGCCGTCCAGGGCGGCGTCCTCCGATGGCAGAACACCGCCCCACAGCCCTTCACGCAGCCTCGGCTTCAATACGGCCCACCCAGTGGTCCGCCTCGAGCTTGCCTGCTGCGAACGCCGCCATCAGTTCGAACACCTGGTCGGAGAAGCCTCCGATGTTCAGGATGTCCGCCCGCTCAGCGGCCTGCGTCGTCTGATACGGCTGGATGTCCAGGCAGATCAGCCGCGCCTTCGGATTCCGCTGCCGGAACCCGTTCCACTCGGCCATCAGCGCCGTACCCCGGCCCAGCCCCGCGTCCACCCACGACTCGTTATCCGAGACGAGGATCACCAGGTCCGCCTGGGCCTTCTGCTTGTTCAACAGCGCAATCGGAGCGCTGCAGTTCGTTCCGCCTCCGCCGATCGCCGCCAGCTTCGCCGCATTCGTCATCACGCTATCGCGTGCATTCAGCGCCAGCGAAACCACGCCCTGCTCGAACGGCAGCACGGTCGCCGACGGGTTCTTGCGCACCACCGCCGCGGCCACAAGCGCCGCCACGTCAATGCAGCGCACCGCCGACGTCGAGCCCTTCCGCTTACCCGTAATCGCCGAGGCCATCGACCCCGACACGTCGGGGCAAACCACCACGGAGCCATTGATCACCGGCACGTTCCGGATCGCCAGCTCCATCGCGTCCTGCAGCGCATCCTTCACCACCGCCGGCACCGCCGCATCGCAGTTCTGGAACGCCGTCAGCAACTGGTACGGGAACACCCGCGCCCGCCGAATCTCCTCAGCATTCCGCAGGCGGTTCGCAATCTGCGAGGCCAACCCCGCTTCTCCGAACACGCCATGCCGCGCGAAGGTATTCAGGTTCATCCGCACCGTCTGCCACGAAGCGTTCCGGGCGATCGCCACCCAGTCCTCGCGGCCCAACGGCAGGGCCGTCAACATCGTGAACGGCAGGTCCGGAACCTCTGGCGAAGCCCCTTCCTTGAACCGCTCAAACTGCGTCACCAACTGCGGCAACGCGTCCAGCGCGTAGGTCCGCCCCAGCATGTACCCATAGAAAGCCTCGCGGCCCGGGTCCTGCGGCTTCGGGTGAACCATCTTCACGATGTCGGCCAGCGAGGGGCTCTGCCCCACGCTCGACCGGAACAGCGTCTCCGTGTCGCGGCCGTCCAGCCACTGCCGGACCAGCCGCTTTGGCGCCGACCCCAGCGACTTCCGGCCTACGACGCCGGAGCGCAGCATCTGCACATACGTCCGCAGCATCCGCGCGTTGTCGATGACCCGCGCGAACACCGCTTCGTGCAGCCGCGCGTCCCGCACGGAAAGCCACGCGCACAGCAACGCCGGCATGTCTTTCATATACGAGCGCGTCCGGCTGTAGATCGCGACACGCGCCACGAACTCCGGCTCCACCTGCGCGCACAGCTCCAGCACATGCTGCA encodes the following:
- a CDS encoding helix-turn-helix transcriptional regulator, translated to MRRRAELADFLLTRRARLAPADVGLPNGRRRRVAGLRREEVAELAGISATWYTWMEQGRAVNVSIETLDRLAGVLSLDGREREHLFLLAGHAAPPAPSEGSQQVMGLVRQTLDSLNPTPAYLLNQRWDILAWNRAATRVFGDFGAIEEARRNVVWLTFQRDSSFGRLFVDWDRYARCVLGSFRADSSAHVGDSRWSALTGALIAESPVFADLWPNHEVAAPLMYRKELRHETAGLLTLEPLHLDVPAPAGLKIVVYLPCTDTDTPEKLRQLDRP
- a CDS encoding (2Fe-2S)-binding protein, producing MVQLSVNGVAHKYDGDPEMPLLWYLRDLLELAGTKYGCGAGLCGACTVHLNGKPVRSCITAMKDTAGMKITTIEGLSPDGKHPLQLAWQDLNVMQCGYCQSGQIMQAAGLLKEKPKPTDADIDAYMTGNICRCGTYQRIRSAIKKAAGVKA
- a CDS encoding SDR family NAD(P)-dependent oxidoreductase is translated as MNLQLEGKSAVVTGGTAGIGQAIATQLAQEGVQVFITGRTQASLDRAIAEITPKLAGRGSVTGILADLGTREGADALVRELPSVDILVNNLGIYEPKPFVDIPDEDWLRLFEVNVLSGVRTSRAYLPGMLARKTGRIIFIASESAVAVPAEMMHYGMTKTAQLSLSRGLAEMTTGTGVTVNTVMPGPTMSAGIVDFIKSISDDPTADFAQLEAAFFKKHRSASLLQRLIQPEEIASLVAYLASPLAAATNGAAVRAEGGLVHSIV
- a CDS encoding transporter produces the protein MRILFTVILTLFSFQQLSQAQENYEIQVYGSETMPPHKTMLEFHTNFTVQGTKTVTDGMRPTNHAWHETLELTHGFNDWFETGFYVFMTNSRGYGWQWVGDHIRPRVRVPPSWNWPVGVSLSTEVGYQRAVYAGDTWNMEIRPIVDKELGHWYMSFNPTVDRAFHGPGVASGVVFSPNFKASYAITKKINFGGEYYGSLGPLHSFAPLREQEHQIFPTLDIDFGPDWEFNFGVGLGFTGSTDHMIMKMIIGRRFGSLSWKHHSRESH
- a CDS encoding RtcB family protein → MPELTGYNVITTEKGVPIKAWTKGVQVEDQARQQLINASQLPFIYKWIAAMPDVHWGVGATVGSVIPTKGAIIPAAVGVDIGCGMMAVQTDLDANHLPDSLKAIRSAIEAAVPHGRTNHGGAGDRGAWGSIPLRNQEVWRDELKDRYDTVLRKHPKLDRGNHANHLGTLGTGNHFIEVCLDEADHVWFMLHSGSRGVGNRMGSYFIELARKEMRRFYINLPDIDLAYFPEHTEHFDDYVEAVEWAQDYARRNRDLMMEQILGAVRASGKLPPFTTELKVINCHHNYVARESHFGENVLVTRKGAVRAREGDMGIIPGSMGARSYIVRGKGNVESFHSCSHGAGRAMSRNEARRRFSLDDHIRMTEGVECRKDEAVIDETPAAYKPIDAVMAAQADLVEIVHTLRQVVCVKG
- a CDS encoding xanthine dehydrogenase family protein molybdopterin-binding subunit; the encoded protein is MSAVYRLDRREFLGGLFSAGALVLAAPMAVEGAVPAFMPTVYLGVEPDGTVVIVAHRSEMGTGIRTSLPMVAADELGADWKRVRIEQALGDEKYGSQNTDGSCSIRDFYDALRDAGATARMMLERAAAAQWQVPLNECSAVDHEIVHRASGKKAGFGALVAAAAKQPVPAKADLKLKPASEFKYIGKGVPMADQNDIVRGKGTFGYDAKMPGMLYASIERPPVVGGSVKSFDGTAAKAVKGVKDAIVLPTFQKPYGYKQLGGVAVLADNTWAAMEGRKKLQVEWNGGENESFDSDAFRKKMSETVRSPQKAARNKGDVEKAFASAAKTHEAEYYTPLLSHAPMEPPAAVAEFKDGKVTAWAATQNPQAVQEAVSEAMGIPKTDVLCHVTLLGGGFGRKSKPDYVVEAALLSKQVGRPVKVSWTRQDDIKFDYYHACASIYMKAGLNAQGRPDAWLQRVAAPSLMNLYQKDTLELSPLELGLGFIDVPFDIANLRVENGPAAAHVRIGWLRSVNNIQHAFAIHSFVDELAHLAGRDTVDYTMDLIGPARRVDFSGQGFQHANYGQKEDKFPFDTARLRRVIEVAAEKSGWSKNKSAPGHAWGFAAHRSFLCYVATVVEVKVDKDGKLTIPTVHYAIDPGQVIHPDRVISQFQGAAVFGTSGALLGEITATGGKVKQANFNNYPVARMNEAPQQVHVHIVPSNEPPGGVGEPGVPTIAPALANAIFAATGKRIRELPLKKTKLV
- the rtcA gene encoding RNA 3'-terminal phosphate cyclase, which translates into the protein MIQIDGSFGEGGGQILRTALSLSLVTGRPIQIDNIRAGRERPGLLRQHLTAVLAAAEIGQAQVEGAVLGSTSIGFVPGPVKAGEYRFAVGSAGSGTLVFQTVLPALMLATSPSKLVIEGGTHNDAAPPFPFLERAFLPLVERMGPRVQVRLERPGFYPAGGGRFTAEILPTVRLKPLHLGERAEMTGRRVVAIVANLPRDIAEREVKTAARLLEWGPETQVIESTRESAGPGNVVMVEVESRAVTEIFTAFGKVGVSAERVAKVAVLDARAYLGSKAAVGEHLADQLLLPMALAGSGSFTAVKLNRHAQTNMEVIRRFLPVRFECSEAGGHVAVAVRPE
- a CDS encoding vWA domain-containing protein yields the protein MANKSLFASLRGALIPKTDAVNHENAPAYALEPKQALAQFAATGCFGRTFYASADKQLQHVLELCAQVEPEFVARVAIYSRTRSYMKDMPALLCAWLSVRDARLHEAVFARVIDNARMLRTYVQMLRSGVVGRKSLGSAPKRLVRQWLDGRDTETLFRSSVGQSPSLADIVKMVHPKPQDPGREAFYGYMLGRTYALDALPQLVTQFERFKEGASPEVPDLPFTMLTALPLGREDWVAIARNASWQTVRMNLNTFARHGVFGEAGLASQIANRLRNAEEIRRARVFPYQLLTAFQNCDAAVPAVVKDALQDAMELAIRNVPVINGSVVVCPDVSGSMASAITGKRKGSTSAVRCIDVAALVAAAVVRKNPSATVLPFEQGVVSLALNARDSVMTNAAKLAAIGGGGTNCSAPIALLNKQKAQADLVILVSDNESWVDAGLGRGTALMAEWNGFRQRNPKARLICLDIQPYQTTQAAERADILNIGGFSDQVFELMAAFAAGKLEADHWVGRIEAEAA